gattaaccaattaatggactaatttcctaatccattaaatcacacattaaaccaTAAGTTACACCCTATCCCTACaaataggctcccattttcaccaaaagaccAATCCAACACTCTTGCTAAAATCCTATAGAATTCCCAAAcacttttttctctctaaattctaactttggcatcgaaggttcttcggccaaagcccccccattcatcgtgggcacgtgaggctcttagccttgacctaaggtgttaattgttttgtaggtgcaattttgtccaagatcaagaaggaagaaatttgcatccacacttaCCAGTCCATCTAACAGAGCTCgtccgcatctgcttgtttgcaaacccatgtcgtataccgccatgagtttgacgagGATGTTGAAAACTATTAGCATTTATGTttactttaatgtttggttTCTTAAGCTTAGCCTGTTAGCATTAGAGTCAGGTTTAGCTTATTATAAATAGCGTGCTTGTTGTTCGGTCGTGAATATGTTAGTCACGATGTAGCCTCTTGAaattttgtagccgtttcggcattctcagtttgtttaataatattcttattattttgtagtcttaTTCCTTGCACACTCTGATATTAGGCACTACTATAGCTTATTACATGATTAACAACGCTAAACCACTACATTATACTATAATTGACTTATATTACAGGAATAATATTATAATCGCTAGTGCTGTCCGCTAGGAAGCTTCTCATTGATCTTGTCCATAATCCCCTTCTTTTCGTGGTGCTCCTCCATGTAAGTGGTGACGCCGTAAGTACTGGTGGTCGAAGTGGTATGTGGTGTTGAGTAGTAGGGGTCATCCTTGTGGCCCTCCAGCAGCTTGTCCTTGTTCTTGTCCTTCATTCCCTTCTCCTGGTAGTGCCTTCCGGGGTAGGTGGTGTCGTATGTTGTGTCAGTTGTGGTTGAACCTGGGAGCTTCTCCTTTATCTTCTGTTTCAgccccttcttcctcctcccacCAAGCCCATCATCCTCAGATGACTGCACCACAATAATTACATACCCAACATATATAAATTCCAGGAGAAAATATAAGTTAAACAGTTTCaaggtaaattttttttgtctctTGAAATATTAGGAATACCACCTCCCTAAAAATATACTAATTtgagatgatacaaataaaCAATAATTGTATTAGGATTTCACACACACGTTCCCTTGTGTGAAAATAATGTGGCCAATTAAGTCTAACCCTTTTGGCTAGGTTGTTATCTTTTTAGACAACAAAATAATGGTACAAATAACAAAATCTTATGTAAAATTAGTGTCGCATTTTTATATGGGGAAAAGAGACTACTTACAGAGCTCGAGCTTGAGCTGCAAGAGCGATGAAGCATGCCAGTGGCACCATGGTGCTCTTTCCTGCCATAATCGTGACCAACCGTGTCTTGAGCACTGTATTCTCTGGCGATGGAAGGAGTGATGCTAGTATTAGcactagacctgtaaacggatCGGATTTATTGGGTTTGAGTTGGGTTCAATCTGACCCATTAATTTAACGGGTCATCCAAATCCAACCCATTAAGTTAACGGATCATCCAAATCCAACCCATTAAGTTAACGGATCATCCGAACTTAACCAATTAAGCAAACGGATCATCCGTTacacccgttaacaatttttttttaatagttcatCCAATCTGCAAAAAGACTCCTCTGCCTCCTGCTGCTCTTAATTCAACCAATAATTAAGAATTATAAcgtttaaaaacacttaaaaattaaaaaaaaaggaataagaaGAAAGGAATTAGGAAATTGCCTGCAGGAAAGCTCAAGAACTCGGATCCTCTTGGCCTGGAAGTCATTGGAGCAACCAAGaaggcaagaacatcaagaattCAGATTGTAGACACCTCTTCCACCTCAAGTGCGTTGATCCATGGCTGCGGTTGAACCCTACGTGTCCTATCGGCAGAATGTCTCCAATCCAAACGCCCTTGTCAACTCCTATGGCCGAGGTGGTTCCATTGGCTAGCAGGTGTGACTGATTCAAAGAAGAGGTGGAAGGGAATCGGAGCTTACCAGAGAGAGAGTAGTGGAGTTCAGTAAAATTTTTTGGGGAAGAAGATAGGGAGATAACCAGAACAGAAGGGAAGGAGCACaactaacgggtgttaacgggttTTACGAATTCACCCAAAATGATCCGTTATTTAACGGATGATTAACAGGTTGACTCGTTAACCACCGAACCCGTTTATCACTCACCCGAATACTAATTTTAACGGATCAAGTCAAGTCGGGTTAACGAGTCAGATGAAAAATGCCAGATCTAATTAGCACTGTGATGACCAAGAGGGTTTCCGTACTTGTCCACTCGGGGACCCATTGGGGTGCCGTACTCGTCGGTTGCCTGGGTCGGGTTTCTGTGGGCATTGGTCGGTGGTGGCCCGAACTGGTTATGGTAATGTGCTATTTTTCAATAAACACAATGAAAccgtttctttttatttgaaaattttgaatgtaatttgatcgGATTTGATGGATTATGGAGTTAAAAGTTTGGATCAGTTTATGTAGGCAAATGAACAGTCATGCATGTCACAGTGGGGTTCTTACTTGTTACACGTACGTGAATAGTGACTTCGGTGCCCTGTCAACACGTTGACTACTGAGAAACGTGGCGGTGTGTGCAAGGGAAAAATGTATGTTCATGTCGGCATAGAATATTCAAGACTctagatctcttccaccaaagcTCAACAATCAATTAGTCCGgattcttaaaatttgatcaaacggctaaaattattataacttttaaatgaGCCCTCTATTTGTAAc
Above is a window of Malus sylvestris chromosome 15, drMalSylv7.2, whole genome shotgun sequence DNA encoding:
- the LOC126602789 gene encoding dehydrin Xero 1-like, translated to IRSVYRSSANTSITPSIAREYSAQDTVGHDYGRKEHHGATGMLHRSCSSSSSSSSEDDGLGGRRKKGLKQKIKEKLPGSTTTDTTYDTTYPGRHYQEKGMKDKNKDKLLEGHKDDPYYSTPHTTSTTSTYGVTTYMEEHHEKKGIMDKINEKLPSGQH